A single region of the Drosophila takahashii strain IR98-3 E-12201 chromosome 2R, DtakHiC1v2, whole genome shotgun sequence genome encodes:
- the CAH15 gene encoding carbonic anhydrase 2, giving the protein MNGCLSCGFLKYLWCWLEDLSCRLQDSNLLKLILAISVALLVLVNVHTGFQIANNCEGGEEEDSRDAGGDHLRGSSSDLDCTPRVSPENYNYGWDRGPHTWNAPCNNQSPINIERNSLEINYFDAPLIWSHYNDIPLGIRLENNGHTLILRAAFPGRVPSLDGGDLLGRFDFREISFRWSWSNSSGSEHTLDHQHSPLEMQCLHTDASDGEACSSSQGILMISYMFDFTDDNPFLDVLVQHLVAVQQAGQVVEVPPFPLSYLMPAFYDKFYSYNGSLTEPPCHRGAEWLIHPVPLAISERQLNEFRQLKDRRGVRIARNARPVQPLEDRTVHLNRYRTGF; this is encoded by the coding sequence ATGAACGGCTGCCTGAGCTGTGGCTTTCTGAAGTACCTATGGTGCTGGCTGGAGGATCTATCCTGTCGCCTGCAGGACAGCAATCTACTCAAGCTGATCCTGGCCATCAGTGTGGCCTTACTGGTATTGGTGAATGTGCACACGGGCTTCCAAATTGCTAATAACTGTGAAGGAGGAGAGGAGGAGGATTCTCGAGATGCTGGCGGGGATCATCTGCGCGGCTCCTCCAGTGATTTGGACTGTACTCCTCGAGTTTCCCCCGAGAACTATAATTATGGTTGGGACAGGGGTCCGCATACCTGGAATGCCCCCTGCAACAATCAGAGTCCCATCAATATAGAAAGGAATTCGTTGGAGATCAACTACTTTGATGCACCGCTGATATGGTCACACTACAATGACATTCCCTTGGGCATTCGCCTGGAGAACAATGGTCATACTCTGATCCTGCGAGCTGCCTTTCCAGGACGAGTGCCTTCCCTTGATGGTGGCGATCTGCTGGGCCGCTTTGACTTTCGGGAGATCTCCTTTCGTTGGAGCTGGAGCAACTCTTCCGGTTCGGAGCATACTTTAGATCATCAACACAGTCCCCTGGAGATGCAGTGCCTCCACACAGATGCCAGCGATGGAGAAGCCTGCTCCTCCAGCCAGGGCATCCTGATGATTTCCTACATGTTCGACTTTACCGATGACAATCCCTTCCTCGATGTCCTCGTTCAGCATCTCGTGGCCGTTCAACAGGCTGGACAGGTGGTTGAAGTACCGCCCTTTCCCCTTAGTTACCTGATGCCAGCCTTCTACGACAAGTTCTACAGCTACAATGGATCGCTAACGGAACCCCCTTGCCATCGGGGGGCCGAGTGGCTGATCCACCCGGTGCCCTTGGCCATCAGCGAAAGACAGCTGAACGAGTTTCGTCAGCTGAAGGACCGACGGGGAGTTCGGATCGCACGCAATGCTCGCCCCGTTCAGCCGCTCGAGGATCGTACGGTGCACCTTAATCGCTACAGGACCGGGTTTTAG